The sequence AAGCAAATTGCTCAATTAAGTAGATAAGATTTTATTTTAGAAAGGGAAGTCTTGAATGTGAAGGACTTCTCTTTAAATTATGCTTTAATTGCTATTTAGTGGATGTGTTTTCTAATATAGTTTGAAATATTCGTTTGACAACACCAAAATCTATATATATAATTTGATTATCAAAATATTTTATTATAAAAACAAATAAGAGGGTGATTAGGTGCAATTAAATTCTTTAAAGATAAAAGATCTAGAAGTTAAGGTTCCTATAATACAAGGAGGAATGGGAGTTGGTATTTCACTTTCGGGTTTAGCTTCAGCAGTAGCTAATGAAGGTGGAATTGGAGTAATCTCAGCAGCCCAAGTTGGATTTAAAGAGCATGATTTTTTAGAAAACACCAAAGAAGCTAATATTAGAGCTTTGAAGAAGGAAATAGCGAGAGCAAAAGAGCTGGCTCCAAAAGGAGTTATAGGCGTTAATATAATGGTAGCAATGAACGATTATGATGATTTTGTAAAGATTGCAGCTGAAGCAGGTGCTGATGTTATAATATCTGGAGCAGGACTTCCAACAGATTTACCTAAATTGGTAGAGGGAAGTAACACAAAGATAGCACCAATTGTATCTTCAGGAAAAGCAGCAAAAATAATGTGTAAATTATGGCATGAAAGATTTTCGAGATTGCCAGACTTTGTAGTAGTAGAGGGACCAGAAGCTGGTGGTCACCTTGGGTTTAAGTTAAATGAACTTGAAGTTAGAACTGATGATACATTAGAACATATTGTTCAAGATGTACTTAATGTAGTAAAAGAATTTGAACACAAGTTTGATGTTAAGATACCTGTAATTGCTGCAGGTGGTATATATACAGGAGCAGATATTGCTAGATTTTTAAAACTAGGAGCTTCAGGAGTACAGATGGGAACTAGATTTATTTGTACTGAAGAATGTGATGCTGATGTAGAGTATAAAAATGCGTTTATCAACTGTAACAAGGAAGATATACAGCTAGTTAAGAGTCCTGTAGGAATGCCTGGAAGAGCTATAAGGAATAAGTTTATAGAGCAGGCAAGTGAAGGAAATATAAAAGTAACTAAGTGCTTTAGATGTATAAGAAAATGTAATCCAGCTACGACTGTTTATTGTATTTCAAGAGCATTAATTAATGCAGCAGAAGGTGATGTGGATAATGCATTGCTTTTTACAGGAAGCAATGGATATAGAAACGATAAGATAGTTACAGTTAAAGAATTGATGAATGAACTTGTTAGTGAAGTAGAACAAGCTTAGAAAGATAAATGTATAGGCACTGGACAGTATGTCCAGTGCCTTTTATCATTATACTGTGTTTTAACTGTTGCTTTTATTAAAGGGACTTACTGTTTTTTTTGAAACTGCTAATCCAAAATTATATTTTATAATTGCTGATCCACAAGTAATGGCAACAAAAGCTTTTATGCAGTCTCCAGGGATAAATGGTATCATTGTTAAACTTAAAGTTTTATATAATGTTATAGATTTTCCTAAATAATTAGTAAATATTAAATAAAAATAAGGTATTCCAGTGATATAAGGAATTATGCTTCCTATTATTACAGCAAGTATTATGGTAACTTTAGAATTATATTTTTCTATTATCTTTCCGATAACATAAGCTGCTATAGGAAAACCTATTAGGAATCCAAAGGATGGAGTTAATACAGTGCCTAAGCCTCCAGCACCCCCAGAAAAAACAGGTAAACCAATAAGTCCTAATAATAAATATATTAATTGAGACATTAAGCCCAGTCTTGAGCCTAAAACAATACCAGATAAAATCACCATAAATGTTTGTAAGGTAACAGGTACAGGACCTATTGGAATTGAAAACATGGCTGATATTGCTGTTAGAGCAGCAAAAAGTGATACGAGTATTAGTTCCTTTGTAGATAATTTCATAAATAGTTCCTCCATTATTTTAATTTTATAGATATTTCACCTGAGGAAATGATAGCATCACTTCCATTATTCATTTCAATAACTAATTCTCCATTAGAAGTTAAATCTTTTGCCAAAACTTCTTCATAGTTTCCATTCTTAATAAGAAAAATTTGCTTATTTAATATTGCTGAATTATCTTTGCAAATTTTTATTATATTTTCTAGAGATAAATTTTGTGAGAAGTCTCCCCAAAGTTTTTCGAAGTTATTTAGAATTTCTGCAAGTATAAGCTCTCTACTAAAATAACATCTATACTCTATTGCTAAAGATGTAGCAATATTATTTATTTCCTGCGAAAAATCTTCTTCTCTAGTATTTATATTTAATCCTATACCAATTATTAATGAGTAAGTTTTATCTTCGTTATTAATTAATTCAGTTAGAATTCCTCCAATTTTTCTGTTGTTTATAAATATATCATTTGGCCATTTGATTTTAGCATCTACATTTAAGTTTTTTAGTGAAGTGCAGATAGCTGCGGCTACAATTAAAGTGGTCTTTGGTAATTGAATAATATCTAGATTAGTGTTAATAACAATAGTAAATAAAAGACCTGAAGATGCTGGACTCTGCCATTTTCTTTCCAAACGACCTCTACCTGCAGATTGTTCTTCTGCAATTAGTATGGTTCCACTTTTTAATGGAGTAAGCTTTGATTTGATTATATTTTTTGCTCTAGAGTTAGTAGAATCTATAGTCTTAAAGTATAGTGAAATTCTTCCTAGATATTTAGTTTTTAGACTAGCAGATAATAAATTTAAATCTAAGTTTTCATAATAATTACTAATTGACGTAATAATCAGCTCCTTTTAGGAGAGTTTGGTAAAAAAATAAATTCTCCTTGACAACATATTTTGATTATAGTATATTTTGATTATCAAAACAAGTACTTTGATAATCGAAATAAAGCATCTGAAAATTGATAGAATATAAACTTATTTCTTTTCAGATGGCTAAAAGGGGATGGAAAAATGAATAAGAGTGAGCACGTACTGAATAAGCTTCTGGTTCAACTTTTCAATGAACTCCTTGAAATAGAACACGATGCATTAAAGAATGGGCCATTTTCCGATTTGTCAATTACTGAAATACATACTATTGAGGCTATAGGAATGTACACTCCAAGAACAATGTCAGAAGTAGCTTCAGATTTAAAGATAACTGTAGGAACACTTACTACAGCAGTAAACAAGCTTATAAAGAAAGAATATGTTACAAGAGAAAGAATTGAAGAAGACAGAAGAGTTGTGATGATAAGATTAACCAAAAAAGGAAAGTTAGCTTATAGAGTTCATGAAAAATTTCATTCTGATATGATAAAAGAAACTATTAAAGGAATTGATGATAAAGAAGAGGAGATACTAATATCATCTTTAGAAAAGTTAAGTGCTTATTTTACTTATAGATATCACTTAAGTAATACGGCAACTGAAAATAAATAACAAGTCAAAATATGCCTAATAACAACAAGGAGTAAAGTTTCATGATAAATGCAAGGATAGTTGGTGCAGGTAGATATTTGCCAGACAATATAGTAAGCAATGATGACTTGACCAAGTTTATGGATACAAGCGATGAATGGATAGTGAGCAGAACTGGCATTCAGGGAAGACGTATATCTGAAGGAGAAGATACATCTGAATTAGCTACTAAAGCAGCTTTTAAAGCATTAGATAAGGCTAAGATAAAGAGTGAAGATGTAGATTTAATTATTGTAGCCACTATAACTCCTGATATGTACACTCCATCTACTGCTTGTATTGTACAGAAAAATATAAAAGCGCATAAAGCTACAGCGTTTGATGTTAGTGCAGCTTGTACTGGTTTTTTATATGCATTAAGTGTAGCAAATGCAATGGTTAAAACTGGCCAGCATAAAATTGCTCTAGTAATAGGGGCAGAGGTATTATCCAAAGTTATGAACTGGAAGGATAGAAGTACTGCTGTTTTATTTGGAGATGGAGCTGGAGCAGTAATAATTAAAGCAGAAGAAGGTAATTGTGGAATAAAGTCTATCTACACTATGTCCGAAGGAGATAAAGGAAATTCTCTTGAGGTTGGAGCTGTAGATGTAGTAAATCCTTTTGTGAAGGAACAATTAGAAAAAAAATATCCATACATTACAATGCAAGGAGGCGAAGTATTTAAATTCGCCACTAGAGCTATGATAGATGCATTAAATAAAGTACTAAAAGATGCAGGAGAACAATTAGAGAATATTAAGTATGTTGTTCCTCATCAAGCTAATCTTAGAATAATAAGTTATGCAGCTAAAAAGTTAAATATTAATATAGATAAATTCTATATTAATTTAAATAAATATGGGAATACTTCCGGGGCCAGCATACCAATAGCTTTGGCAGAGGTATCAGAAAAGTTGGAACCTGGAGATAAGATAATCTTAGTTGGATTTGGTGGAGGACTTACTTATGGTGCTGCACTTATTGAATGGTAAGAGATTAATTAAATAATATATAAAATTTTAGGAGGAACTATAAATGGTTTTTGAAAAAATAAGAAAGATAATATGTGAGCAATTAGAAGTAGAAGAAGAAAAGGTACAGTTAGAGACTACATTTGAAGATTTAGGTGTAGATTCATTAGATTTATTCCAAGTAATAATAGAAATAGAAGAAGCATTTAACATTCAATTAGAAGATGCAGAAAGCATGAAGAGTGTAAAAGATGCTGTGGATTATGTAGAATCAAAGATAAACGCATAATTTTAGATTTGGTATAGACTAAGGACTGGTAAAACTTTAATAAATACTTTTATAGGTTAGATATTATTTTAATATCTAACCTATTCACTAGGGAGGATAATATGTCAAGAATAACTGAACTTTTAGAAATCGAATATCCTATTATACAGGGAGGAATGGCATGGATTGCAGATGCTTCATTGGCAATTGCGGTTAGTGAGGCTGGTGGATTAGGTATTATAACAGGAAATGCGCCTATTGATTGGATAAGACAAGAGATAAGAAAAGCTAAATCTATGACCAATAAACCTTTCGGTGTAAATATAATGCTTATGTCACCACAAGCAGAAGAGGTGGCAAAGTTAGTTTGTGAAGAAGGAGTTAAAGTTGTAACAACAGGAGCAGGCAGCCCAGGAAAGTATATGGAGATGTGGAAGGCTAATGGAATTAAAGTTATTCCAGTGGTTGCATCTGTAGCTTTAGCGAAAAGAATGGAAAGAGCAGGGGCAGATGCTATAGTTGCAGAAGGAACAGAATCTGGAGGACACGTAGGACAATTGACTACTATGGCTTTAGTACCACAAGTTGTAGATGCTGTACAGATACCAGTTATAGCTGCTGGTGGTATAGGAGACGGAAGAGGTTTCGCTGCTAGCATGATGTTAGGTGCTGAAGGTGTTCAAATAGGAACTAGATTTTTAGTAGCAAAGGAATGTACTGTACATCAAAATTATAAGGATGCAGTTTTAAAAGCTAATGATATAGATACTGATGTTACTGGAAGAGCTACAGGACATCCAGTTAGAATTATAAGAAACAAGTTAGCTAGAGAGTTTATGAAACTAGAGAAAGAAGGCGCTCCAGTTGAAGAACTTGAAAAGTTAGGTACAGGAGCATTAGCAAGAGCAGCGAAGGATGGAGACGTAAGTATGGGATCTATAATGGCAGGTCAAATATCAGGTTTAATAAATAAAGAACAAACTGCAGCAGAGATAATAAATGAAATAATGCAACAAGCAGATGAAGTTATTAAAAGGTATCAAAAATAGTTTGAGATATCTAGCAATAAATAATAAATGTAAATGTGCCACAGATTTTTTTAGTTAGACAAGGAAGTAACTAGTAATATATAGATAAAAATACATTATAAGACAAAGGAGAAGTCATGGGTAAAATAGCTTATTTATTTGCAGGGCAAGGATCACAATACGTTGGAATGGGAAAAGAGTTATATGAAAATATACCTCAGTGTAAAGAAATATTTCAGGAAGCTGATGAAGCTTTAGGATTTAAGATATCAGAAATGTGCTTTAGCGGAGAAAAAGCACAACTGAATACTACAGAAAATACACAACCAGCCATAGTTACAGTAAATATGGCAGTTTTAAAGGCTCTGGAATTGCATGGAGTTAAGGCTCACATGTCTACAGGATTAAGTCTTGGAGAATATTCAGCTCTTATACATGGCGGAGCTCTTAAATTTAATGAAACAGTAGCTTTAGTTAAGAGAAGAGGAAGATTAATGCAGGAGGCTGTTCCTGTAGGAGTTGGTGGAATGGCTGCGATACAAGGATTAAAGGATGAGGAAGTTATAGAAATTTGTAAAATGGCTTCTGAGGCAGGAGTTGTTGAAGCTGCAAACTTCAATTGCCCAGGGCAGGTAGTTATAGCAGGTGTAAATGATGCTCTGACCAAAGCTATAGAAATAACTAAGAGCAAGGGTGGTAAAGCTATAAAGTTGCCAGTAAGTGCGCCTTTCCATTGTTCTTTATTAGATGATGCAGCTACAAATTTTGAAAAAGAGTTACTTCCTATTAATATAGGAGAACTGAATAGCATTGTATATTCAAATGTAAAAGGAACACCTTATACTAAGGAAGATGATATAAAGGATCTACTTAAGAAGCAGATAAAGAGCTCAGTTCTATTCCATAAAACTATAACACATATTATAAATAATGAAGTTGATACTTTTATTGAAGTTGGACCAGGAAATACATTAGGAAGACTAGTTAAAAAAATAGACAGTAACGTAAGAGTATTTAATGTTGAAAATTTAACAACATTAGAAGAAACAATAGGGCATCTGAAGATAGACTAGTATATGGACTTATTTATTTTTTCAAGATGCTAAGTCAAATTGATAACATGTAGGAGGAAATTTGTGTTTATGAATAAATGTGCAGTGGTTACAGGAGCAACAAGAGGAATAGGTAGAGCTATAGCCTTAAAGTTTGGAACAATGGGACTTAACGTAGTAGCAAGCTATAGAAGCAATCATGAGGAAGCAGAAAAGTTAAAAGCAGAGCTTGAAAGCATGGGAGTACAAGTTGCTTTGGTTTGTGGTGATGTTAGTAAGGATGCTGATGCAAAAAATTTAATTGAAACTGCAAAGAGTACTTTTGGAACTATAGATGTATTAGTTAATAATGCAGGGATAACAAAAGATGGTCTTATCTTAAGAATGAAGGAAGAAGATTTTGATCAAGTAATAGACGTAAATTTGAAGGGTACTTTCAATTGTTTAAAGCATGTAACTCCAGTGATGGTAAAACAAAGAGGCGGAAAAATAATTAACGTATCTTCAGTAGTTGGAATAACAGGAAATGCAGGTCAAGTTAATTATTCAGCTTCAAAGGCAGGAATAATTGGTATGACTAAATCTCTAGCCAAAGAACTTGGTGGAAGAGGAATAAATGTAAATGCAGTAGCTCCAGGCTATATCAGTACAGATATGACATCAGTTTTAACAGACAATGTTAAGGAAAAAATTCAAGATAACATACCATTAAAGAGATTAGGTCAGCCGAAAGATGTAGCGGAAGTTGTAGCATTTTTAGCTTCATCAGCTTCTGATTATGTAACAGGTCAGGTTATAAATATTGATGGTGGAATGGTAATGTAGTGAGGTGAAATTATGGAAAATAGAGTAGTAATTACAGGATTAGGAGCAGTAACTCCAATTGGGAATAATATTAGCGATTTTTGGAATAATACTAAGAATGGAGTTTCAGGGGTTGATTATATAAAGGCCTTTGATACTACAGATTTTAAAGTTAAGATAGGAGCTGAAGTTAAGGACTTCAACCCAGAATCAGTAATTGATAAAAAAGAAGTTAAGAGAATGGATAGATTTTCACAGTTTGCTTTAGTAGCAGCTGAAGAAGCTATCTTAGATTCAAAGTTAAACTTAGATGAGATAGATAAAGATAGATTTGGTGTATTAGTAGGATCAGGTATTGGTGGTCTTGGCACTATAGAAAAAGAGTGTGAAAACTTATTTACTAAAGGACCAAATAGAGTTTCTCCACTTTTTGTACCTATGGCAATTATAAACATGGCTACAGGAAACATTGCAATAAAATATGGTGCTAAGGGAATTAGTAATGCATCAGTTACAGCTTGTGCTTCTGCAACTAACTCAATTGGAGATGCTTTCAGAAACATTAAATTTGGTTTTGCAGATGTTATGATAGCTGGTGGTGCTGAAGCTCCAATAACAAGATTAGGGGTAGCTGGTTTTACTAACCTAAAAGCATTAAATTCAAATAACGATATTGAAAGAGCCTCTATACCTTTTGATAAGGAAAGAAGTGGATTTGTTATAGGAGAAGGTGCTGGAATAGTAATTCTAGAGAGCCTTGAGCATGCACAAAAAAGAGGAGCTAAAATATATGCAGAAGTAGTTGGATATGGTTCAACTTGTGATGCTTATCACATTACTTCTCCAAGTCCAGATGGTGAAGGTGCTGCAAAAGCTATGGAGTTATCAATAAAGGAAGCTGGAATTTCAAAAGAAGAAGTTTCTTATATTAATGCACATGGAACAAGTACACCATACAATGATAAATTTGAAACTATAGCTATAAAAAGAGTATTTGAAGACTATGCTTATAAAGTACCAGTTTCATCAACAAAGAGTATGACAGGACATTTATTAGGTGCAGCTGGTGGTATTGAAGCAGTACTATGTACAAAGGCTTTAGAAGAAGGATTTATACCTCCAACTATTGGATATAAGGTACCAGATGAAGAATGTGATTTAGATTATGTTGTTAACGAAGGAAGAAAAGCAGAATTAAAATATGTTTTATCAAATTCCTTAGGTTTTGGTGGACATAATGCTACATTACTATTTAAGAGATGGGAATAAGGTGAAGAATATGCAAATAGGTGAAATAAAAGAACTTATTGAAATTATAAATAATTCTGATTTAGCATTTTTTGAGTATGACTTTGGGGATTGCCATTTAAAAATGGATAAATCCCTAACAAGAGAATATTCAGCAAAGGTTAGTGAAGGGCATGTTAGTTCTGCATTAAAAGCAACTGAAGATACAGTAGTTGAAGCTGTGACTCAAGTACAAAAAGCTGAAAATACAGAAGTTAAAGCAGAAAAGAAAGTTGAAACAGAAGTTATAAGTGAAGAAGATTTATTTATTGTTAAATCTCCTATAGTAGGAACCTTCTATGGTGCTCCTTCAGCAGACAAAGATAACTTTGTTGAAAAAGGAAACAAGGTTAAAAAAGGTGACGTGCTTTGCATAATTGAAGCTATGAAGCTTATGAATGAGATAGAGAGTGATGTTGATGGTGAGGTTGTAGAAATTTTAGTAAAAAATGAAGCAATGGTTGAATATGGGCAACCTCTATTCAAAATTAGGAGGGCATAATTATGCTTAATGTTAATGAAATAAAGGAAATAATTCCTCATAGATATCCATTTTTGTTACTTGATAGAGTAGAAGAACTAGAAGTAGGCGTTAGAGCAGTTGGAACAAAGAATGTTACTGTGAATGAACCTTTCTTTCAAGGACATTTTCCAAATGAACCTGTAATGCCAGGAGTTTTAATTGTGGAAGCCCTAGCTCAATTAGGAGCTGTGGCTATCCTTAGCAAGGAAGAATTTAAAGGCAAAACTGCATATTTTGCAGGTATTGAAAAGGCAAGATTTAAGAGAAAAGTAGTTCCTGGTGATGTGTTAAAGCTAGAAGTTGAAATAATAAAAATGAAGGGTAAAATTGGCATAGGCAAAGCACTAGCTACAGTAGATGGAGTTAAGGCTTGCGAGGGAGAAATCTTATTTGCTATAGGTTAGGTGATAGTTATGATAAAGAAGATTCTAATTGCTAACAGAGGAGAAATTGCAGTAAGAGTTATTAGAGCTTGTAGAGAAATAGGCATAGCAACAGTAGCTGTTTATTCAGAAATTGATAGTGATGCTCTTCATGTACAGTTAGCAGATGAAGCAGTATGTATAGGACCGGCATCTTCAAGAGACAGCTATTTAAATATACAAAATATATTAAGTGCTTGTGTGTTAACAGGAGCTGATGCAGTACATCCTGGATTTGGATTTTTATCAGAGAACAGTAAGTTTGCAAAAATGTGTGCTGAGTGCAACATAAAGTTTATTGGTCCTAATTATGATGCTATTGAACTTATGGGAAATAAGGCTAAGGCTAGAGAAATAATGAAAGCAGCTGATGTTCCAGTGGTCCCAGGTTATGAAGGGAAAATAGAAGACGAAAATCAAGCACTTTCTATCGCAAAGGAAATTGAATTTCCTGTAATGATAAAGGCAGCAGCTGGTGGTGGTGGTAAAGGAATAAGAATTGCATTCAACGAAGAAGAATTTTTATCAGGATACAATACCGCTAAGTCTGAAGCTAAGGTGAATTTTGGTGATGATACAATATATATTGAAAAATATATACAACATCCAAAGCATATTGAAATTCAGATAATTGGTGATGAACATGGAAATGTAGTTCACTTAGGAGAAAGAGATTGCTCAGCCCAAAGAAAAAATCAAAAGGTGCTAGAAGAAGCTCCATCTACAGTTTTAACTGAGGAAACCAGAAATATGATGGGGGAAATAGCCAAAAGGGCTGCAAAGGCAGTAAACTATAATAGCGTAGGTACCATAGAATTCCTTTATGAAAGTACAGGAAGGTTTTACTTTATGGAAATGAATACTAGAATACAAGTAGAACATCCAATCACAGAGATGGTTACAGGAATAGACTTAATTAAAGAGCAAATAAGTGTAGCTGATGGAAATGAATTATCATTTAGTCAAGATGACATAGTACTAAGTGGACATTCCATTGAATGTAGAATAAATGCAGAAGATCCAAAGGCAAACTTTAGACCTTGTCCAGGTCTTATAGAAGCAGTTAATTTTCCAGGTGGTTTTGGTGTTAGAGTTGATTCAGCTATTTATGGCGGATATAAAATACCACATTGTTATGATTCAATGATTGCTAAATTGATTGTACATGGAAAAACTAGAAATGAAGCCATTAATAAAATGAAGAGGGCTCTTGCTGAATTTGCTATAGAGGGAGTTACAACCAATATAGATTTTCAGTATGAAATACTTAACAGTGAAGAGTTTGTTAATGGTAGTTATGATACGTCATTTTTAACAGAAAAGTTGGTGAATAGATAATGCTAAAAGATTTGTTAGGAAA comes from Clostridium sp. TW13 and encodes:
- a CDS encoding NAD(P)H-dependent flavin oxidoreductase; protein product: MQLNSLKIKDLEVKVPIIQGGMGVGISLSGLASAVANEGGIGVISAAQVGFKEHDFLENTKEANIRALKKEIARAKELAPKGVIGVNIMVAMNDYDDFVKIAAEAGADVIISGAGLPTDLPKLVEGSNTKIAPIVSSGKAAKIMCKLWHERFSRLPDFVVVEGPEAGGHLGFKLNELEVRTDDTLEHIVQDVLNVVKEFEHKFDVKIPVIAAGGIYTGADIARFLKLGASGVQMGTRFICTEECDADVEYKNAFINCNKEDIQLVKSPVGMPGRAIRNKFIEQASEGNIKVTKCFRCIRKCNPATTVYCISRALINAAEGDVDNALLFTGSNGYRNDKIVTVKELMNELVSEVEQA
- a CDS encoding biotin transporter BioY, with amino-acid sequence MKLSTKELILVSLFAALTAISAMFSIPIGPVPVTLQTFMVILSGIVLGSRLGLMSQLIYLLLGLIGLPVFSGGAGGLGTVLTPSFGFLIGFPIAAYVIGKIIEKYNSKVTIILAVIIGSIIPYITGIPYFYLIFTNYLGKSITLYKTLSLTMIPFIPGDCIKAFVAITCGSAIIKYNFGLAVSKKTVSPFNKSNS
- a CDS encoding biotin--[acetyl-CoA-carboxylase] ligase, with the translated sequence MIITSISNYYENLDLNLLSASLKTKYLGRISLYFKTIDSTNSRAKNIIKSKLTPLKSGTILIAEEQSAGRGRLERKWQSPASSGLLFTIVINTNLDIIQLPKTTLIVAAAICTSLKNLNVDAKIKWPNDIFINNRKIGGILTELINNEDKTYSLIIGIGLNINTREEDFSQEINNIATSLAIEYRCYFSRELILAEILNNFEKLWGDFSQNLSLENIIKICKDNSAILNKQIFLIKNGNYEEVLAKDLTSNGELVIEMNNGSDAIISSGEISIKLK
- a CDS encoding MarR family winged helix-turn-helix transcriptional regulator; translation: MNKSEHVLNKLLVQLFNELLEIEHDALKNGPFSDLSITEIHTIEAIGMYTPRTMSEVASDLKITVGTLTTAVNKLIKKEYVTRERIEEDRRVVMIRLTKKGKLAYRVHEKFHSDMIKETIKGIDDKEEEILISSLEKLSAYFTYRYHLSNTATENK
- a CDS encoding beta-ketoacyl-ACP synthase III gives rise to the protein MINARIVGAGRYLPDNIVSNDDLTKFMDTSDEWIVSRTGIQGRRISEGEDTSELATKAAFKALDKAKIKSEDVDLIIVATITPDMYTPSTACIVQKNIKAHKATAFDVSAACTGFLYALSVANAMVKTGQHKIALVIGAEVLSKVMNWKDRSTAVLFGDGAGAVIIKAEEGNCGIKSIYTMSEGDKGNSLEVGAVDVVNPFVKEQLEKKYPYITMQGGEVFKFATRAMIDALNKVLKDAGEQLENIKYVVPHQANLRIISYAAKKLNINIDKFYINLNKYGNTSGASIPIALAEVSEKLEPGDKIILVGFGGGLTYGAALIEW
- a CDS encoding acyl carrier protein — its product is MVFEKIRKIICEQLEVEEEKVQLETTFEDLGVDSLDLFQVIIEIEEAFNIQLEDAESMKSVKDAVDYVESKINA
- the fabK gene encoding enoyl-[acyl-carrier-protein] reductase FabK gives rise to the protein MSRITELLEIEYPIIQGGMAWIADASLAIAVSEAGGLGIITGNAPIDWIRQEIRKAKSMTNKPFGVNIMLMSPQAEEVAKLVCEEGVKVVTTGAGSPGKYMEMWKANGIKVIPVVASVALAKRMERAGADAIVAEGTESGGHVGQLTTMALVPQVVDAVQIPVIAAGGIGDGRGFAASMMLGAEGVQIGTRFLVAKECTVHQNYKDAVLKANDIDTDVTGRATGHPVRIIRNKLAREFMKLEKEGAPVEELEKLGTGALARAAKDGDVSMGSIMAGQISGLINKEQTAAEIINEIMQQADEVIKRYQK
- the fabD gene encoding ACP S-malonyltransferase, translated to MGKIAYLFAGQGSQYVGMGKELYENIPQCKEIFQEADEALGFKISEMCFSGEKAQLNTTENTQPAIVTVNMAVLKALELHGVKAHMSTGLSLGEYSALIHGGALKFNETVALVKRRGRLMQEAVPVGVGGMAAIQGLKDEEVIEICKMASEAGVVEAANFNCPGQVVIAGVNDALTKAIEITKSKGGKAIKLPVSAPFHCSLLDDAATNFEKELLPINIGELNSIVYSNVKGTPYTKEDDIKDLLKKQIKSSVLFHKTITHIINNEVDTFIEVGPGNTLGRLVKKIDSNVRVFNVENLTTLEETIGHLKID
- the fabG gene encoding 3-oxoacyl-[acyl-carrier-protein] reductase, producing MFMNKCAVVTGATRGIGRAIALKFGTMGLNVVASYRSNHEEAEKLKAELESMGVQVALVCGDVSKDADAKNLIETAKSTFGTIDVLVNNAGITKDGLILRMKEEDFDQVIDVNLKGTFNCLKHVTPVMVKQRGGKIINVSSVVGITGNAGQVNYSASKAGIIGMTKSLAKELGGRGINVNAVAPGYISTDMTSVLTDNVKEKIQDNIPLKRLGQPKDVAEVVAFLASSASDYVTGQVINIDGGMVM
- the fabF gene encoding beta-ketoacyl-ACP synthase II, whose translation is MENRVVITGLGAVTPIGNNISDFWNNTKNGVSGVDYIKAFDTTDFKVKIGAEVKDFNPESVIDKKEVKRMDRFSQFALVAAEEAILDSKLNLDEIDKDRFGVLVGSGIGGLGTIEKECENLFTKGPNRVSPLFVPMAIINMATGNIAIKYGAKGISNASVTACASATNSIGDAFRNIKFGFADVMIAGGAEAPITRLGVAGFTNLKALNSNNDIERASIPFDKERSGFVIGEGAGIVILESLEHAQKRGAKIYAEVVGYGSTCDAYHITSPSPDGEGAAKAMELSIKEAGISKEEVSYINAHGTSTPYNDKFETIAIKRVFEDYAYKVPVSSTKSMTGHLLGAAGGIEAVLCTKALEEGFIPPTIGYKVPDEECDLDYVVNEGRKAELKYVLSNSLGFGGHNATLLFKRWE
- the accB gene encoding acetyl-CoA carboxylase biotin carboxyl carrier protein — its product is MQIGEIKELIEIINNSDLAFFEYDFGDCHLKMDKSLTREYSAKVSEGHVSSALKATEDTVVEAVTQVQKAENTEVKAEKKVETEVISEEDLFIVKSPIVGTFYGAPSADKDNFVEKGNKVKKGDVLCIIEAMKLMNEIESDVDGEVVEILVKNEAMVEYGQPLFKIRRA
- the fabZ gene encoding 3-hydroxyacyl-ACP dehydratase FabZ, translating into MLNVNEIKEIIPHRYPFLLLDRVEELEVGVRAVGTKNVTVNEPFFQGHFPNEPVMPGVLIVEALAQLGAVAILSKEEFKGKTAYFAGIEKARFKRKVVPGDVLKLEVEIIKMKGKIGIGKALATVDGVKACEGEILFAIG
- a CDS encoding acetyl-CoA carboxylase biotin carboxylase subunit codes for the protein MIKKILIANRGEIAVRVIRACREIGIATVAVYSEIDSDALHVQLADEAVCIGPASSRDSYLNIQNILSACVLTGADAVHPGFGFLSENSKFAKMCAECNIKFIGPNYDAIELMGNKAKAREIMKAADVPVVPGYEGKIEDENQALSIAKEIEFPVMIKAAAGGGGKGIRIAFNEEEFLSGYNTAKSEAKVNFGDDTIYIEKYIQHPKHIEIQIIGDEHGNVVHLGERDCSAQRKNQKVLEEAPSTVLTEETRNMMGEIAKRAAKAVNYNSVGTIEFLYESTGRFYFMEMNTRIQVEHPITEMVTGIDLIKEQISVADGNELSFSQDDIVLSGHSIECRINAEDPKANFRPCPGLIEAVNFPGGFGVRVDSAIYGGYKIPHCYDSMIAKLIVHGKTRNEAINKMKRALAEFAIEGVTTNIDFQYEILNSEEFVNGSYDTSFLTEKLVNR